A single genomic interval of Salinarchaeum sp. IM2453 harbors:
- a CDS encoding winged helix-turn-helix domain-containing protein, with protein sequence MSDENTENQSKRDDISERLEESADRAVEGFDQRLVDLLAWILETETKARIYIYLRQNQQSTSEEVAEGTGLYPSTVREALAEMADDEIVERSKRSSEGAGNNPYEYSAMAPSDLISSTKGQIQDQLNAVFNLDAYTSSTSEPESDPVTITVEDDTDDESDHTSSEDIISSDSSESEEGDEDDSSPDDSNDEETRE encoded by the coding sequence ATGTCCGATGAAAACACAGAGAATCAGTCAAAAAGAGATGACATTTCAGAACGACTTGAAGAGAGTGCTGACCGAGCAGTTGAAGGGTTTGATCAACGCCTAGTTGACCTACTGGCTTGGATCTTAGAAACGGAGACCAAAGCTCGAATTTACATTTACCTGCGACAAAACCAGCAATCAACAAGTGAAGAGGTGGCTGAAGGAACAGGTCTCTATCCAAGCACCGTCCGTGAAGCTCTGGCAGAGATGGCTGACGATGAGATTGTTGAGCGTAGTAAGCGGTCAAGCGAAGGTGCTGGTAACAATCCATATGAGTATTCGGCGATGGCTCCGAGTGATTTGATTTCCTCAACAAAAGGGCAAATCCAAGATCAACTCAATGCCGTATTTAACCTCGACGCATACACTAGTAGTACTTCTGAACCTGAGTCAGACCCTGTAACTATTACTGTCGAAGATGACACGGATGATGAATCCGATCATACTTCGTCTGAAGATATCATCTCATCTGACTCGTCTGAATCTGAAGAAGGTGACGAAGACGATTCGTCTCCTGATGATTCAAATGATGAAGAAACCCGTGAGTAA
- a CDS encoding RNA-guided endonuclease TnpB family protein, translated as MHYAYRFQLKPTDQQREVLDYHRDTCRQLYNHALREFDKIPESAGTLNQRVRQVRDQLPALKDWWDELNDLYATVAQAAVMRIEDSIKALSELKKKGYSVGSLNWKLPREFRSFTYVQSGFEFDKKNGQTVLSLSKLADIPIECHRDIPDDETIKEVTLKKEPTGEWYASLAVDDKEKPEKPSLDEINTDDMVGIDVGILKYAHDTDGVAVGSLDLSDERDRLEREQRSLSRKEHRSNNWEKQRQIVAECHQQIKRKRRDFLHKLSAYYAREYDLVAVEDLNVKGMLESPRNSRNTASAAWNTFTELLEYKCEREGTHFVAVDPRGTTKECAECGVETDKPLWIREHSCPSCGFEADRDLNAALNVLFRGLSELGMGHSKSTPVETALPAGTAVVPAKRVVETGSPTLKKRPASAVSE; from the coding sequence ATGCACTACGCCTACAGATTCCAACTCAAACCAACTGACCAACAACGTGAGGTGTTGGATTACCACCGCGATACCTGTAGGCAACTCTACAACCACGCGCTCAGAGAGTTTGACAAAATTCCCGAATCGGCGGGAACACTCAATCAACGTGTACGACAAGTCCGTGACCAACTTCCCGCCCTCAAAGACTGGTGGGATGAATTAAACGACCTGTACGCAACGGTCGCACAAGCTGCTGTCATGCGGATTGAAGACAGTATCAAAGCGCTCTCTGAACTGAAAAAGAAAGGGTACAGCGTCGGCAGTCTCAACTGGAAACTTCCCAGAGAGTTCCGCAGTTTCACGTATGTTCAGTCTGGCTTCGAGTTCGACAAGAAGAACGGCCAGACTGTCCTTTCACTGTCGAAACTTGCGGATATTCCAATAGAGTGTCACCGAGACATCCCCGACGATGAAACAATCAAAGAAGTCACACTCAAGAAAGAACCCACTGGAGAATGGTACGCTTCTCTCGCCGTTGACGACAAAGAAAAACCGGAGAAACCGTCACTGGATGAGATTAACACTGACGACATGGTTGGCATTGACGTGGGGATTCTGAAGTACGCCCACGATACGGACGGTGTGGCAGTTGGCTCACTTGACCTTTCGGACGAGCGCGACCGCTTGGAACGGGAGCAACGGAGTCTCTCGCGCAAAGAACATCGGTCGAACAACTGGGAGAAACAACGCCAGATAGTAGCAGAGTGTCATCAGCAAATCAAGCGTAAGCGGCGTGATTTCCTGCACAAACTCTCGGCATACTACGCTCGGGAGTATGACCTTGTGGCTGTTGAAGACCTCAACGTGAAAGGAATGCTGGAATCGCCGCGCAACAGCCGCAACACGGCGTCTGCGGCGTGGAATACCTTCACCGAACTACTGGAATACAAGTGTGAGCGAGAGGGAACGCACTTCGTTGCGGTTGACCCAAGGGGGACGACCAAAGAGTGTGCAGAGTGTGGTGTGGAGACGGATAAACCACTGTGGATACGTGAACATTCGTGTCCATCATGTGGGTTTGAAGCGGATAGAGATTTGAATGCCGCGTTGAATGTTCTTTTTCGCGGTCTTTCTGAACTAGGAATGGGACACTCCAAATCAACGCCTGTGGAGACTGCGCTCCCTGCGGGAACTGCGGTTGTTCCTGCAAAGCGCGTCGTGGAAACAGGAAGCCCCACCCTCAAGAAGCGACCCGCGTCAGCGGTGAGCGAGTAG
- a CDS encoding DUF2080 family transposase-associated protein produces MDRHEIEGHEVIDGEVKPTGNGAHVLVPKRWRGADVKIVRTSEPTE; encoded by the coding sequence ATGGATAGACACGAAATTGAAGGCCACGAAGTCATCGACGGCGAGGTGAAACCCACCGGCAACGGCGCACACGTCCTCGTCCCAAAACGCTGGCGCGGCGCAGACGTGAAAATCGTCCGTACATCAGAACCGACCGAGTAA
- a CDS encoding glutamate--cysteine ligase, with amino-acid sequence MECGAADVFTDMGTIGVEEEFYIVDDQGRPISGTDTLVYNSTPPDLLTGKLDHELFKCVIETQTSIIEDFENVHDVVEATRSALCTHAENHGMRIAAAGLHPTANWRTLEHAEKPRYKEQLDRIQYPQHRNLTAGLHVHVGVNDPDKATWIANELRWYVPIILALSANSPYWCGFDTGLQSARAKIFENLPNTGIPTSFSDFSEYRQYEKKMLETGSVNDRGEIWFDVRPHTGHGTVEVRTPDAQVRVDRVVDFVEYVHALVHDLADRYTDGESQTDIRREILDENKWRAIRHGHEADFILPSGDPESLDSIITRHCDRLDITGIRRMFDEQSGAEQQRECRQNQGVDTLCESLLL; translated from the coding sequence ATGGAATGTGGCGCTGCAGATGTATTCACTGATATGGGTACTATCGGGGTTGAAGAAGAATTTTATATCGTTGACGACCAGGGGCGTCCGATTTCTGGCACAGATACGCTTGTGTACAATTCCACGCCACCTGACCTTCTAACCGGCAAGCTCGACCACGAATTATTCAAGTGCGTTATTGAAACGCAAACATCAATCATCGAAGATTTTGAGAATGTCCACGATGTGGTTGAAGCAACACGGTCTGCACTCTGTACGCACGCTGAGAACCACGGTATGCGGATTGCTGCTGCCGGTCTTCATCCGACTGCGAACTGGCGTACACTTGAACACGCAGAAAAACCCCGGTATAAAGAGCAACTTGACCGAATACAGTATCCTCAGCATCGGAATCTGACTGCTGGTCTACACGTTCACGTCGGTGTTAATGACCCAGATAAGGCAACATGGATTGCAAATGAACTTCGATGGTACGTTCCGATTATACTGGCATTATCTGCAAATTCGCCATACTGGTGCGGATTTGATACTGGCCTCCAGTCAGCTCGTGCAAAAATCTTTGAAAACCTTCCTAACACGGGAATCCCTACATCGTTTTCGGATTTCTCTGAATACCGCCAGTATGAGAAAAAAATGCTTGAGACTGGCTCCGTGAATGACCGTGGTGAGATATGGTTTGATGTCCGTCCCCACACCGGGCACGGAACTGTCGAGGTGCGTACACCAGATGCACAGGTTCGGGTTGACCGCGTTGTCGACTTTGTCGAATATGTTCACGCTCTCGTTCATGATCTAGCTGATCGATACACAGACGGTGAATCACAGACTGACATTCGTCGTGAAATCTTAGACGAAAACAAATGGCGAGCAATTCGACACGGACATGAAGCAGATTTCATCCTTCCATCTGGAGACCCTGAATCGCTTGATTCAATCATCACTAGACACTGTGACCGGCTCGATATAACTGGTATTCGCCGAATGTTTGATGAACAGAGTGGTGCAGAACAGCAGCGTGAGTGTCGTCAAAACCAGGGAGTCGATACGCTCTGTGAGTCACTTCTTTTGTGA
- the rad50 gene encoding DNA double-strand break repair ATPase Rad50 translates to MKFTRVKLENIRCYKSTDLSLNQGVTVIHGPNGSGKTTLLEACFFALYGSRALDETLNQFVMTGAEEGSVELWFTHSGEKYHVRRRVRVTGDRATTAECILETPSDTINGARDVRRKISQLLRMDSEAFVNCAYVRQGEINKLIHASPETRQDIIDELLQLGDLENYRDRAGDARLAVSDFLERVQGELSGIQEQIEEKEEKNLHQQLNKLETDLNEITDDINRIEEQKATAEDTCDRAVETIEEYQEKRQELEEISSDIDQLTEKIQNTEQQRTTLQSDLQKLREKKTALQNKRETLQDDLSEAVSADSIEQIIKSKRSEKEELRNSIEALRRDIQQLENEADTATDRVENLQDEISSIQDEIDTISDEIESDQQTLQNRKEKLDTLTEQRETLSDQLTTGSVEPPELDSHYSELEAKKEKLQEELRSLVADQQTLEDKIEQAKELRRAGKCPKCGQPVDGSPHVDSIDDQQQKYQSITQSIENKRETIEKINEQLEEVSQLKETRTELETLDDRISTAEQLISEREDSIEEKQQRIDSLQADIEDAEAKIENKQETVEINRQQAADKREEIATLNQELTTLQSELQTTEELKEITSRLERIQEQYEAKKEQRSLLKEQNDERKETVSRLKQQRKELKTEYNTDRLEEAKKERKRAKKYIEQANDELESLTEQRDKLQNKIGGVRAELNELESLRDRAEQLRKREAALENVHQEVSDLESMYENLRATLRQQNVSTLQQLLNETFDLIYRNDAYDEIELSDEYALTVYQKDGTPLDPGQLSGGERALFNLSLRCAIYRLLAEGIDGAAPMPPLILDEPTVFLDSGHVKQLVELINTMYELGVEQIIVVSHDEHLLDAADDRLTVMKDPTTNRSSVSKQQANPL, encoded by the coding sequence ATGAAATTCACCCGTGTGAAGTTAGAAAATATTCGATGTTACAAATCAACTGATCTCTCGTTGAACCAAGGTGTAACAGTTATTCATGGGCCAAATGGCAGTGGCAAGACCACTCTACTTGAAGCATGCTTCTTTGCACTTTATGGGTCTCGTGCTCTTGACGAAACGTTAAATCAGTTCGTTATGACTGGTGCTGAAGAAGGGTCCGTTGAATTATGGTTTACCCATAGTGGAGAAAAATATCACGTTCGTCGTCGTGTTCGAGTAACGGGTGACAGAGCAACCACAGCAGAGTGTATACTAGAAACACCAAGTGACACTATCAACGGTGCTCGAGATGTTCGAAGGAAAATCTCACAACTCCTTCGAATGGATTCAGAAGCGTTTGTCAACTGTGCGTATGTTAGACAGGGTGAAATCAATAAGCTCATCCATGCTTCTCCAGAGACAAGACAGGATATCATTGATGAACTTCTGCAATTGGGCGATTTAGAAAACTATCGTGATCGCGCTGGCGATGCCCGCTTAGCAGTCAGCGATTTCCTTGAGCGTGTTCAGGGTGAACTGTCTGGTATTCAGGAACAGATCGAAGAAAAAGAAGAGAAAAATCTCCACCAACAACTTAACAAACTTGAAACAGATCTCAACGAGATTACTGACGATATTAACCGCATTGAAGAGCAAAAAGCAACCGCGGAGGATACTTGTGACCGCGCTGTTGAGACCATCGAAGAATATCAAGAAAAGCGGCAGGAACTTGAAGAAATTAGTTCTGATATTGACCAACTCACCGAGAAGATACAGAACACCGAGCAGCAGCGTACAACGCTACAGTCAGACTTACAGAAGCTCAGAGAGAAAAAAACAGCCCTACAAAATAAGCGCGAAACCTTACAGGATGACCTATCTGAAGCTGTCAGTGCTGACTCTATCGAGCAAATAATCAAATCGAAGCGATCTGAGAAAGAAGAGCTCCGTAATTCAATTGAAGCCCTTCGCCGTGATATACAGCAACTCGAAAACGAGGCAGACACAGCGACGGACAGAGTTGAAAACCTCCAAGATGAAATCTCGTCGATACAGGATGAAATTGATACGATCAGCGACGAAATCGAGTCTGATCAGCAAACACTACAAAACCGAAAGGAGAAACTTGATACGCTGACAGAACAGCGCGAGACACTTTCTGACCAACTCACAACCGGTTCTGTCGAACCACCTGAACTTGATTCACATTACAGTGAACTAGAAGCAAAAAAAGAAAAGCTTCAGGAGGAGCTTCGCTCTCTTGTAGCCGATCAACAGACGCTTGAAGACAAAATTGAGCAGGCAAAGGAGCTTCGGCGTGCTGGCAAGTGTCCCAAGTGTGGACAACCAGTCGATGGATCCCCCCACGTTGATTCCATTGATGATCAGCAGCAAAAGTATCAATCAATTACTCAGTCAATTGAAAACAAGCGAGAGACGATTGAAAAAATAAACGAGCAACTTGAGGAAGTCTCACAACTCAAAGAAACAAGAACAGAACTTGAAACACTTGATGACCGAATCTCGACCGCTGAACAACTCATCTCTGAGCGCGAAGATTCAATTGAAGAGAAACAACAACGCATTGATTCTCTCCAAGCAGATATCGAGGACGCAGAGGCTAAAATTGAGAACAAGCAGGAAACAGTAGAAATAAACCGCCAGCAGGCAGCTGACAAACGAGAAGAAATTGCAACGTTAAATCAAGAACTCACAACGCTGCAATCAGAATTACAGACTACAGAAGAGCTGAAGGAAATAACAAGTCGTCTTGAGCGTATTCAGGAACAATATGAAGCAAAAAAAGAACAGCGGTCACTGCTTAAAGAGCAAAATGACGAACGAAAAGAAACGGTGAGCAGACTCAAGCAACAGCGTAAGGAGCTTAAAACAGAGTACAACACAGATCGTCTTGAGGAAGCCAAAAAAGAGCGTAAGCGGGCAAAAAAATACATTGAACAAGCTAACGACGAGCTTGAATCACTGACAGAACAACGAGACAAATTGCAAAACAAGATTGGTGGTGTTCGGGCAGAGCTAAATGAACTCGAATCGCTTCGCGATCGCGCAGAACAACTTCGCAAACGCGAAGCTGCTCTTGAGAACGTCCATCAAGAAGTTTCTGATCTTGAATCAATGTATGAAAATCTCCGTGCAACGCTTCGACAGCAAAATGTCAGTACGCTACAGCAACTCCTAAACGAGACTTTTGACCTGATCTATCGAAATGATGCTTACGATGAAATCGAACTTTCTGATGAATACGCACTCACCGTCTACCAGAAAGATGGCACACCACTAGATCCTGGCCAGTTATCTGGTGGCGAACGTGCTCTGTTCAATCTTAGCCTACGATGCGCAATCTATCGGCTCCTTGCTGAAGGGATCGATGGGGCCGCTCCAATGCCTCCATTAATCCTTGATGAGCCAACGGTATTCCTTGACTCAGGCCACGTCAAACAACTTGTGGAACTAATTAACACCATGTACGAGCTTGGTGTTGAGCAAATTATTGTTGTCAGCCACGATGAACACTTACTCGATGCTGCCGATGATCGGCTCACTGTTATGAAAGATCCTACGACGAACCGTTCATCCGTCAGCAAGCAGCAGGCAAACCCCCTCTAG
- the mre11 gene encoding DNA double-strand break repair protein Mre11 produces the protein MTRLLHTGDTHIGYQQYHSPERRQDFLRAFETVIEDAIELDVDAVVHSGDLFQDRRPDLQDIQGVVSALRRLRDASIPFLAIVGNHEEKRDQQWLDLLADLDLTHRLGSDPYTVGDISIYGLDYVPPTERDELEYDFIPANTEHAVLVAHGLFEPFEIGDWDTERLLSESNISLDALLLGDNHEPGTRKIDDTWLMYPGSTERASATEREKRGYNIIRSSNGDIEISRRTIETRRFVFVDVELNSGQGFAYARDRVREYDHTDAVTIITIEGEGEQITPGPLEEIALEEGALIARVNDRRELDETTDDMDVSFADPDAAVREQLKQMDLSTVSRDLDQVIRDSAIADSNVRDYAHQSIEEALDEGLSSLQIDDKTGDGSSSSEPEQVDTSGDSSDDGSNQQLSMGDYL, from the coding sequence ATGACGCGGCTGCTCCATACCGGTGATACGCATATTGGATATCAGCAATATCATTCACCGGAACGCCGTCAAGACTTTCTTCGCGCATTTGAAACGGTTATTGAAGACGCCATTGAGTTGGATGTCGATGCTGTCGTCCACTCCGGTGATCTATTTCAGGACCGACGACCTGATCTCCAAGATATACAGGGTGTTGTTAGTGCTCTTCGCCGACTCCGAGATGCATCTATCCCGTTTCTTGCAATCGTTGGGAATCATGAGGAGAAAAGAGATCAGCAGTGGCTTGATCTGCTTGCCGATTTGGACTTGACACACCGACTTGGATCAGATCCATACACTGTTGGGGATATTTCCATCTATGGGCTTGATTATGTCCCTCCGACCGAACGAGACGAACTGGAGTATGATTTTATCCCGGCCAATACCGAACACGCTGTACTTGTTGCTCACGGCCTCTTTGAACCGTTTGAGATTGGAGATTGGGATACAGAACGACTTCTAAGCGAGTCTAATATTTCGCTTGACGCCTTACTTTTGGGAGACAATCATGAGCCCGGTACGCGAAAAATAGATGATACGTGGCTTATGTATCCCGGCTCAACTGAACGCGCCAGTGCTACCGAACGCGAAAAGCGTGGGTATAACATCATTCGAAGTTCGAACGGCGACATTGAGATCAGCCGCCGAACAATTGAAACGCGACGATTTGTATTTGTTGATGTTGAACTGAATTCTGGACAGGGATTTGCGTATGCTCGTGATCGTGTTCGTGAGTATGACCACACCGATGCTGTTACAATTATTACTATTGAGGGCGAAGGGGAACAAATCACCCCAGGGCCGCTTGAAGAAATCGCCCTTGAGGAAGGAGCCCTTATTGCCCGAGTTAATGATCGGCGGGAGCTAGACGAAACTACGGATGACATGGATGTTAGCTTTGCCGATCCGGATGCAGCCGTTCGTGAACAACTCAAGCAAATGGATTTGAGCACTGTCAGTCGTGATCTAGATCAGGTGATTCGTGATTCTGCGATTGCAGACAGTAACGTTCGAGATTACGCTCATCAGAGCATCGAAGAAGCTTTAGATGAAGGACTGTCGTCGCTGCAGATAGATGATAAAACAGGTGATGGATCATCATCTTCTGAACCTGAACAGGTTGACACATCAGGTGACAGTTCTGATGATGGATCCAATCAGCAACTCTCAATGGGTGATTATCTATGA
- a CDS encoding Glu/Leu/Phe/Val dehydrogenase — protein MTEDVNPFKSLQQQLDQAASYLDIDDGLLERLKQPERVLETNLTIKRDDGSLDTVQAYRSQFNGDRGPYKGGIRYHPGVNRDEVKALSGWMVYKCAVVDIPFGGGKGGIAIDPSNYSVDEIERITRAFATELRPLIGEEKDIPAPDVNTGQREMNWFKDTYETLEDTTAPGVITGKAPDSGGSAGRVEATGRSTVIAAREAFEYLGRSIEGASVAVQGYGNAGWIAAKLAHSMGAQIVAVSDSSGGVYSKEGLNPVRVREHKDETGSVVGYEGAESELTNEELLTLDVDLLIPAALENAIDEEIASDISADIISEAANGPLTPKADNILADKDVHIVPDILANAGGVTVSYFEWVQNRQRFYWDEKRVNDELESVIVNAFDTLIDTYEEKNLPTLRTAAYVVAIQRVINAYDQGGAWP, from the coding sequence ATGACCGAAGATGTGAACCCATTCAAGAGTCTGCAACAACAACTCGACCAAGCGGCTTCATATCTCGATATTGATGACGGATTGCTTGAGCGATTAAAACAACCAGAGCGTGTGCTTGAAACGAACCTTACGATCAAGCGTGATGATGGATCACTTGACACCGTTCAGGCATACCGATCACAATTTAATGGTGACCGAGGGCCTTACAAAGGAGGGATTCGATATCACCCAGGAGTTAATCGCGATGAAGTGAAAGCGCTGTCCGGCTGGATGGTATACAAGTGTGCTGTCGTTGATATTCCATTTGGGGGTGGAAAAGGTGGCATTGCGATTGATCCATCGAACTATTCTGTTGATGAAATTGAGCGGATTACACGGGCGTTTGCCACAGAGTTGCGACCACTGATCGGTGAAGAGAAGGATATCCCTGCACCGGATGTGAACACCGGACAGCGGGAAATGAACTGGTTTAAAGATACATACGAAACGCTGGAAGATACAACAGCCCCTGGAGTAATTACGGGTAAGGCCCCAGATAGCGGCGGAAGTGCCGGACGAGTAGAAGCAACCGGTCGGTCAACAGTTATTGCAGCTAGGGAAGCGTTCGAATACTTAGGCCGAAGTATTGAGGGTGCGTCTGTTGCCGTACAAGGATACGGAAATGCTGGTTGGATTGCAGCAAAACTCGCTCACTCGATGGGTGCTCAGATTGTTGCCGTTAGCGACTCTTCTGGAGGAGTATACTCAAAAGAAGGGCTAAATCCGGTTCGGGTTCGAGAGCACAAAGACGAGACAGGCAGTGTTGTAGGATACGAAGGAGCAGAAAGCGAACTTACAAACGAAGAATTACTGACACTCGATGTTGATCTGTTGATTCCAGCAGCATTGGAAAACGCAATTGATGAAGAGATTGCTTCCGATATCTCGGCCGATATAATTAGTGAGGCTGCAAACGGGCCGCTGACTCCGAAAGCTGACAACATCCTAGCTGACAAAGACGTACATATCGTTCCTGATATTTTGGCTAACGCAGGAGGGGTTACTGTTTCATACTTTGAGTGGGTGCAAAATCGACAGCGATTCTATTGGGATGAAAAGCGCGTCAACGATGAGCTAGAGTCAGTTATCGTCAATGCGTTTGACACACTGATCGATACTTACGAAGAAAAGAATCTACCAACACTGCGGACTGCAGCATATGTAGTGGCAATACAGCGTGTGATCAACGCATACGACCAAGGCGGAGCGTGGCCATAG